A genomic window from Sporosarcina sp. Marseille-Q4063 includes:
- a CDS encoding ABC transporter ATP-binding protein, translating into MQEQNLLKINALKTTFSTENGPVTAVDGISFTIAPGETLGVVGESGCGKSVTAESIMRLLNEKSTKYEGEINFNGENLLTLPEYKMRNIRGNKISMIFQDAMTSLNPVYTIGNQISESIMIHQKLNPKEALEKSIEMLRLTGIPSPEKRVHEYPHEISGGMRQRVMIAMALSCKPRLLIADEPTTALDVTIQAQILDLINDLKEESKMSVLMITHDLGVVAEVCTRVVVMYLGQIIEEADVETLFAKPLHPYTRGLIKSIPKIDGDRTQKLHLIPGTVPSLTNVPSGCRFAPRCEFADEKCLSQDPTLESVHTSQKVRCWHYEKIRNMEEMQYEAVGKDS; encoded by the coding sequence ATGCAGGAACAAAATTTATTAAAAATTAATGCACTTAAAACCACTTTTTCAACAGAAAATGGTCCTGTTACTGCGGTCGATGGCATTTCTTTTACAATTGCTCCAGGAGAAACGCTAGGTGTAGTTGGGGAATCTGGATGCGGAAAAAGTGTTACTGCTGAGTCGATTATGCGTTTATTGAATGAGAAATCCACGAAATATGAAGGAGAAATAAATTTTAATGGGGAAAACTTATTAACCCTTCCAGAATATAAAATGAGAAATATTCGTGGAAATAAAATATCGATGATTTTCCAGGACGCAATGACTTCCCTAAATCCAGTTTATACAATTGGTAATCAAATTTCGGAATCTATAATGATTCACCAAAAACTGAATCCGAAAGAAGCACTGGAAAAGTCTATTGAAATGCTAAGGTTAACAGGAATTCCGTCTCCTGAAAAAAGAGTTCATGAATATCCTCATGAAATTTCAGGTGGAATGAGACAAAGAGTCATGATAGCTATGGCTCTATCCTGCAAACCTCGTCTGTTAATAGCCGATGAACCTACAACGGCTTTGGATGTGACAATTCAAGCTCAAATTTTAGATTTAATTAATGATTTAAAAGAAGAATCAAAAATGAGTGTACTTATGATAACCCATGACTTAGGGGTCGTAGCAGAAGTATGCACTCGAGTGGTGGTTATGTATTTAGGACAAATAATCGAAGAGGCAGATGTCGAAACTTTGTTTGCCAAACCGCTGCATCCATACACAAGAGGATTAATCAAATCTATTCCAAAGATTGATGGAGATAGAACACAAAAGTTGCATTTGATTCCAGGAACAGTTCCGTCACTAACCAATGTCCCCTCAGGTTGTCGTTTTGCTCCACGGTGTGAATTTGCGGATGAAAAATGTTTGAGCCAGGATCCAACTTTAGAATCAGTTCATACAAGTCAAAAAGTAAGATGCTGGCATTATGAAAAAATCAGAAATATGGAGGAGATGCAGTATGAAGCAGTTGGAAAAGATAGCTGA
- a CDS encoding ABC transporter ATP-binding protein, producing MKQLEKIADYNEEKKPLLQVTGLKKYFPIHSPFGRTIGHVKAIEDLNFNLYEKKTLGLVGESGCGKSTSGRALLRLTEPTDGSAIYKGRDIFGLREKEFKKVRKEIQMVFQDPHSSLNPKKRIGEVIEEPMSLHNIGTKHDRMERAMSLLEKTGIREDQYFRYPHEFSGGQRQRIGLARALALNPNIVVLDEPVSALDVSIQSQVINLLQEIQQEFSLAYLFISHDLSVVRHIADEIGVMYLGHIVEKAPTDELFAHPLHPYTKALLSSIPLPDPKKKRERIILKGDVPSPINPPSGCVFHTRCPYVMDVCRTEIPQASIQSPGHQVTCHLYD from the coding sequence ATGAAGCAGTTGGAAAAGATAGCTGATTACAACGAGGAAAAAAAGCCTCTTCTCCAAGTAACCGGACTTAAAAAATACTTCCCAATACATTCTCCATTCGGTCGTACTATAGGTCATGTGAAAGCAATTGAAGATTTAAATTTCAACTTATACGAAAAGAAGACTTTAGGCTTGGTTGGTGAATCTGGCTGTGGTAAGAGTACGTCCGGTAGAGCTTTGTTGAGGTTAACAGAGCCAACAGATGGGTCTGCTATTTACAAAGGAAGAGATATTTTTGGATTGAGGGAAAAGGAATTTAAAAAAGTGAGAAAAGAAATACAAATGGTTTTTCAGGATCCACATTCATCTTTAAATCCGAAAAAGCGTATTGGCGAAGTGATTGAAGAACCGATGAGTCTTCATAACATAGGAACGAAGCACGATCGAATGGAAAGAGCCATGAGCCTATTGGAGAAAACCGGTATTCGTGAAGATCAATATTTTAGATACCCACACGAGTTTTCAGGAGGTCAAAGACAGAGGATAGGCTTAGCGCGGGCATTAGCTTTAAATCCAAATATTGTTGTTCTCGATGAACCTGTTTCAGCACTAGATGTCTCCATCCAATCACAAGTCATTAATCTACTCCAAGAAATACAGCAAGAATTTAGTTTGGCGTATCTATTTATCTCACATGATTTAAGCGTTGTTCGTCATATTGCAGATGAAATTGGGGTTATGTATTTGGGGCATATCGTTGAGAAAGCGCCTACGGATGAATTGTTTGCTCACCCCTTACATCCGTACACAAAGGCATTACTTTCGTCAATTCCTCTTCCAGATCCTAAAAAGAAGAGAGAGCGAATTATTCTAAAGGGAGATGTTCCTTCGCCAATTAATCCTCCATCCGGATGTGTCTTTCATACTCGATGTCCGTATGTAATGGATGTATGCCGAACAGAAATACCGCAAGCCAGCATCCAGTCACCCGGTCATCAAGTGACCTGCCATTTATATGACTAA
- the menC gene encoding o-succinylbenzoate synthase: MEINKIVLRKMNLELKAPFQTSFGVQKDRDFMIVELHSNNHIGYGECVATAKPLYGEETVGTVELILEEILIPTLLDNEIQHPDELNELFKPFRRNNMAKAALEGAYWDLFAKEKNISLHEALGGTKSEIEVGVSIGIQESLESLLKEVEGYVNEGYKRIKLKIEPGNDLTLLEGVRRKFPDIEMMADANSAYTLDDIELFKKMDNLNLTMIEQPLAHDDIIDHAKLQSEINSAICLDESIHSLEDAKKAIELGSCKIINLKIGRVGGLTEAKKIHDFCESKGIPVWCGGMLESGIGRAHNIAITSLPNFTLPGDTAASSRYWNEDIISPEVTVEKGIITLPNSPGIGFEPNIALMEKYTTGIKEIVSKKVFS; encoded by the coding sequence ATGGAAATCAACAAAATTGTATTGAGAAAAATGAATCTAGAACTAAAAGCACCTTTTCAAACGAGTTTTGGCGTACAAAAAGATAGAGACTTCATGATTGTTGAACTACATAGTAATAATCATATTGGATATGGAGAATGTGTAGCGACCGCAAAACCTCTATACGGTGAAGAAACAGTCGGGACTGTAGAGCTCATACTGGAGGAAATTTTAATTCCTACATTATTGGATAATGAAATCCAACATCCTGACGAATTAAATGAACTATTTAAGCCCTTCCGCAGAAATAACATGGCAAAAGCCGCACTAGAGGGTGCTTATTGGGATTTATTCGCAAAAGAAAAAAACATCTCCCTTCATGAAGCTCTCGGCGGCACGAAAAGTGAGATAGAAGTAGGGGTTAGTATAGGCATTCAAGAATCATTGGAAAGTCTATTAAAAGAAGTTGAAGGCTATGTAAATGAAGGATATAAACGAATTAAACTTAAAATCGAACCTGGAAATGACTTGACATTACTAGAAGGGGTTAGAAGGAAATTTCCCGATATTGAAATGATGGCTGATGCCAACTCTGCCTACACATTAGATGATATAGAGCTATTTAAGAAAATGGATAATCTTAACTTGACGATGATTGAACAACCACTTGCTCATGACGACATTATTGATCATGCAAAACTACAATCAGAAATAAATTCAGCAATTTGTTTAGATGAAAGTATTCATTCATTAGAAGACGCTAAAAAAGCTATTGAACTAGGAAGTTGTAAAATTATTAATCTGAAAATCGGCAGGGTTGGCGGATTAACCGAAGCCAAAAAAATTCATGACTTTTGTGAAAGTAAAGGAATTCCTGTTTGGTGTGGAGGAATGTTGGAGTCTGGAATTGGAAGAGCTCATAATATTGCCATTACCAGCTTGCCAAATTTTACTTTACCTGGTGATACTGCAGCATCGTCAAGATATTGGAATGAAGATATTATTTCACCAGAAGTTACGGTGGAAAAGGGGATAATCACACTTCCAAATTCTCCGGGAATAGGTTTTGAACCGAACATTGCTCTGATGGAAAAATATACAACTGGAATTAAAGAAATTGTTTCTAAGAAAGTATTTTCATAA
- a CDS encoding ABC transporter permease — MTSEAKLKSEVGIGGLNSMKSKLKTDQRRLFLRRFWSNRSAVIGSIVLIFLSLFALFAPMISQFTPLAIDPLNRLNSPDAQHWFGTDNFGRDLFSRVASGAQISMGVGFSVAILTAVIGMIIGLYAAYYSVLDHLLMRLCDALMAFPDILLAVAIMAVLGPQPINVVIAVTISKVPTMARIVRSSALVIKEQTYIEAIKAQGAHSWRIIWGHIVPNILSPLIVQLTYTFAIAIILEAALSFLGAGIPAPDPSWGNILYDGKVVIFSAWWMTIFPGAFIVLAVLGLNLFGDGLRDLLDPHSNKANK; from the coding sequence ATGACTTCAGAGGCGAAATTGAAGAGTGAAGTTGGAATCGGTGGATTGAATAGTATGAAAAGTAAACTGAAAACGGATCAAAGAAGATTGTTTTTAAGGCGTTTTTGGTCAAATAGGTCTGCGGTTATCGGTAGCATAGTACTTATATTTTTAAGTCTTTTTGCACTTTTCGCTCCTATGATTAGCCAATTTACTCCACTTGCAATTGACCCGCTCAATCGCTTAAACTCTCCGGACGCCCAGCATTGGTTCGGCACAGATAATTTCGGAAGAGACTTGTTTAGTAGAGTAGCCTCAGGAGCCCAGATATCAATGGGTGTCGGTTTCTCAGTAGCAATTCTAACAGCGGTGATTGGAATGATTATTGGTTTATATGCAGCTTATTATTCAGTATTAGATCACTTACTAATGAGGCTTTGTGATGCATTAATGGCGTTTCCTGATATTTTATTGGCGGTTGCTATTATGGCTGTTCTGGGACCTCAACCAATAAACGTCGTTATTGCTGTGACCATATCAAAAGTTCCTACCATGGCTCGAATCGTACGCTCTTCTGCCTTAGTGATAAAAGAGCAGACCTATATAGAAGCGATTAAGGCGCAGGGGGCACACTCTTGGAGAATTATATGGGGTCATATTGTACCCAATATTTTATCACCACTTATCGTTCAGCTCACCTATACTTTCGCGATTGCAATCATTTTGGAAGCGGCACTCAGCTTTTTAGGGGCTGGAATCCCTGCGCCAGATCCAAGCTGGGGAAATATTTTATACGATGGAAAAGTAGTGATCTTTAGTGCTTGGTGGATGACAATATTTCCTGGGGCTTTTATTGTATTGGCTGTTTTAGGACTAAACCTTTTCGGCGATGGCTTAAGGGACTTGTTAGACCCTCATTCAAACAAAGCAAATAAGTAA